The nucleotide sequence TGTCCGACGGCCCCACCGGCGGTGCGGTCTTCGAGGTACGGCTGCCCGCGGTGCGCGCCGGCGAGCGGGTGACCGCCGGTGCGTGAGGTCCTGGTGGTCGACGACGACTTCATGGTGGCCGACATCCACCGGCGCTTCGTGGACCGCGTCGAGGGCTTCCACGCCGTGGCGGTCGCGCGCACCGGCGCCGAGGCGCTCCGGCAGGCCGCCGCGCTGCATCCCGACCTCATCCTGCTCGACGTCTATCTGCCCGACATGACCGGTCTGGAGGTGCTGCAGCGCCTGCGCTCCGCAGGTGACGGGGTGGGCGTCATCATGATCACAGCCGCCCGCGAACTCGACACCGTGGCCGGCGCGTTGGACGGCGGGGCCGCCGACTACCTCATCAAGCCGTTCGAATTCGACCAGTTCCGAGGCAAACTCGAGGCGTTCGCCGCTCGGCAGGACGCGCTGCGCCACGGCGTGGGCGCCGACCAGTCCCTGATCGACGCGCTGTTCGGTGGCACCGCCGCCGGTCGGGCCGAGCAGCTGCCCAAGGGACTCGGTGCGGAGACCGGGCGACTGGTTCTCCGGGCCGTCGCCACCGCG is from Mycolicibacterium grossiae and encodes:
- a CDS encoding response regulator, with the protein product MREVLVVDDDFMVADIHRRFVDRVEGFHAVAVARTGAEALRQAAALHPDLILLDVYLPDMTGLEVLQRLRSAGDGVGVIMITAARELDTVAGALDGGAADYLIKPFEFDQFRGKLEAFAARQDALRHGVGADQSLIDALFGGTAAGRAEQLPKGLGAETGRLVLRAVATAGEVSAAECAELVGISRVSARRYLEHYLAAGALELRLQYGAGRPERRYRQAG